From the genome of candidate division KSB1 bacterium, one region includes:
- a CDS encoding response regulator transcription factor, with the protein MDKILIIEDEQGLAEGLKDNFEAEGYSVSLAFDGEEGLQKATTELPDVIILDIMLPKKSGFDVCKELRKQGFHIPIIMLTARTQEVDRVLGLELGADDYVPKPFSTRELLARVKAILRRTKNSKEKSEAVVDLGKIKVDFEHYTAFDSENRPVDMTYKEFEILKYFIQNKGRTISRDELLDKVWGYEIYPTSRTVDNHIVKLRKKIEENPENPKHILTVYGIGYKYID; encoded by the coding sequence ATGGATAAAATTTTGATCATTGAGGATGAACAGGGATTGGCGGAGGGTCTCAAGGACAATTTTGAAGCGGAAGGGTACTCCGTCTCTTTGGCCTTCGACGGCGAAGAGGGACTCCAAAAGGCGACGACCGAATTGCCGGACGTCATCATTCTCGACATCATGCTGCCGAAAAAGTCGGGATTCGACGTCTGTAAGGAGCTGCGCAAGCAGGGATTCCACATCCCCATCATTATGCTGACGGCGCGCACGCAGGAAGTCGACCGCGTTCTGGGTTTGGAACTGGGCGCAGACGATTATGTCCCGAAACCGTTTTCCACGCGCGAACTGTTGGCAAGGGTAAAGGCCATTCTGCGGCGAACAAAGAACAGCAAGGAAAAAAGCGAGGCGGTTGTCGACCTGGGCAAGATCAAGGTGGATTTCGAACATTATACCGCCTTTGACAGCGAAAACAGGCCGGTGGACATGACCTATAAAGAGTTCGAAATCCTCAAGTATTTTATCCAAAACAAAGGGCGAACCATCAGTCGCGACGAGCTGCTGGACAAAGTGTGGGGTTACGAAATCTATCCGACCTCACGGACGGTCGACAACCACATCGTCAAGCTGCGGAAAAAAATCGAAGAAAATCCGGAAAATCCCAAGCATATTCTCACGGTTTACGGTATCGGCTACAAATATATCGATTGA
- a CDS encoding HAMP domain-containing histidine kinase has product MHKFPFNKLIIVIFGTLLVPIFSYSIYQYVKSDDDERLIKSIYDRQLESILFSVNQYCWDIFSNWRSEITGYAVADAEALVKRNYRPKLDNLFRDQRALVGAFLRVSETHFIIAMEDSLSDLLPKDAELKRIVNLFMAESGETLDRSVKLAKEGYFKPMARPWNIGGIDYTLLIFPILHPSFHGGVLFGGLLIDNVQYIREIVARRFSAMAEEEFVFAVQKKGERGFVYHSNMDEKEDTFEASAALWILPDLELKVKMAGTTLADLSHRRSQQNLMFLGVVNIIFLIGLIYVVHNVNKEMEIAKIKSNLVANVSHEIRTPVALIRLYAETLEMGRIKSEAKRQKYYKTILAETVRLSQLINNILDFSKIESRMKEYHLAPGDLAEVVRRVLEMYEHNFEQNGFRVECNIEENLPEIEMDADAVTQAFVNLLDNAMKYSTDDRYIGIQLKQRNEHIVLSVTDHGIGIPQHELKKIFQKFYRVGDSLVHNTKGSGLGLALVEHIMTVHRGRVEVESTVGRGSTFSLIFPKIQGA; this is encoded by the coding sequence ATGCACAAGTTTCCGTTCAACAAGCTCATTATCGTCATTTTCGGAACGCTGCTGGTTCCTATTTTCTCGTATTCCATTTACCAGTACGTCAAAAGCGACGACGATGAGCGGTTGATCAAGTCGATTTACGATCGGCAGCTGGAAAGTATTCTTTTTTCGGTCAATCAATATTGTTGGGACATTTTCAGTAATTGGCGGTCGGAAATTACCGGGTATGCCGTGGCGGATGCGGAAGCGCTGGTCAAAAGGAACTATCGTCCTAAACTCGACAATCTCTTCCGCGATCAGCGCGCTTTAGTCGGCGCTTTTTTGAGAGTTTCGGAAACGCATTTCATTATTGCCATGGAAGACTCTCTCAGCGATCTGCTGCCCAAAGACGCCGAATTGAAGCGTATCGTCAATTTGTTTATGGCCGAATCAGGTGAAACGTTGGACCGCTCGGTTAAATTAGCCAAGGAAGGATATTTCAAACCGATGGCCAGGCCATGGAACATCGGCGGCATCGATTATACCCTGTTGATCTTTCCGATTCTGCATCCTTCCTTCCATGGAGGAGTGCTTTTCGGCGGGCTGCTGATCGACAATGTGCAGTACATTCGCGAAATCGTGGCGCGGCGCTTTTCGGCCATGGCTGAGGAAGAATTTGTTTTTGCCGTGCAGAAAAAAGGCGAACGCGGGTTTGTGTATCATTCCAACATGGACGAAAAGGAAGACACGTTCGAAGCCAGCGCTGCACTATGGATCCTTCCCGACCTCGAGCTCAAGGTCAAGATGGCCGGGACGACACTGGCCGACTTGTCGCATAGGCGTTCGCAGCAGAATTTGATGTTTTTGGGGGTTGTGAACATTATTTTCCTCATCGGGTTAATCTATGTCGTGCACAACGTCAACAAAGAGATGGAAATTGCCAAGATCAAGAGCAACCTGGTTGCCAACGTATCGCATGAAATCCGCACGCCGGTGGCGCTCATTCGTCTGTATGCCGAGACCTTGGAGATGGGACGAATCAAAAGCGAAGCCAAACGGCAAAAATATTACAAGACCATCCTTGCGGAAACGGTCAGGCTATCGCAGCTGATCAACAACATTCTCGATTTCTCCAAGATCGAGTCGAGGATGAAAGAGTACCATCTCGCCCCGGGAGATTTGGCCGAGGTGGTGCGCCGCGTTCTGGAGATGTACGAGCACAATTTCGAGCAAAACGGCTTTCGGGTTGAGTGCAATATCGAGGAGAATTTGCCGGAAATCGAGATGGATGCCGACGCCGTCACCCAGGCTTTTGTCAACCTGCTGGATAATGCCATGAAATACAGCACGGACGACCGCTATATTGGAATTCAATTGAAACAAAGGAATGAACACATCGTGTTATCGGTTACAGATCACGGTATCGGCATACCTCAACACGAACTGAAAAAGATCTTTCAGAAATTCTATCGGGTGGGAGACAGCCTCGTACACAACACCAAAGGCAGCGGCTTGGGGCTGGCCTTAGTTGAGCATATCATGACCGTGCATCGCGGTCGTGTTGAAGTTGAAAGTACGGTTGGTCGAGGAAGTACATTTTCATTAATCTTTCCCAAAATACAAGGAGCGTGA
- a CDS encoding SDR family oxidoreductase, translating to MKLEGRTAIVTGATGGLGNAVVQRLLAEGATTAAIGRRADVSLPTAADGKLFYFSADLTDEAATEDVFERIRRELPPTALLVHLVGGFWGGVSVQETPLSEWRRMMELNATSAFLCCRAALRRMEPGGALIAVAADSALRPKAGIAAYAAAKTALIALMQTIAEEGAARRIRANVIAPGIILTDANRRAMPEADVSRWTTPEEIADAIVFLAGNEAVSGTILRLPLKGTM from the coding sequence ATGAAACTTGAAGGCAGGACGGCAATCGTTACCGGAGCGACAGGCGGCCTAGGCAATGCCGTGGTGCAGAGACTTTTGGCGGAAGGCGCAACGACGGCAGCCATAGGACGCAGAGCCGATGTTTCGTTGCCGACCGCGGCGGACGGCAAGTTGTTCTATTTTTCTGCAGATCTCACCGACGAAGCTGCGACCGAAGATGTGTTCGAGCGGATTCGGCGCGAATTGCCGCCGACGGCGTTGTTGGTGCATTTGGTCGGCGGATTTTGGGGCGGCGTTTCCGTGCAGGAAACGCCCTTGTCGGAATGGCGACGGATGATGGAGCTCAATGCGACGAGCGCTTTTCTCTGCTGTCGCGCCGCCTTGCGCCGGATGGAGCCCGGCGGCGCCTTGATTGCCGTGGCTGCAGACAGCGCTCTGCGGCCGAAAGCAGGGATTGCCGCTTATGCGGCAGCCAAAACGGCGCTCATCGCGCTGATGCAGACGATCGCCGAGGAGGGAGCGGCGCGAAGGATTCGCGCCAATGTCATCGCGCCGGGCATCATCCTGACCGACGCAAACCGCCGCGCCATGCCCGAAGCCGACGTGAGCCGCTGGACAACGCCCGAAGAGATTGCCGACGCGATCGTCTTTCTGGCAGGCAACGAAGCGGTTTCCGGCACCATTTTGCGCCTGCCGCTCAAGGGTACAATGTAA
- a CDS encoding alpha-amylase family glycosyl hydrolase, translated as MIKLAQKFLLSAFLSGAAVTIVVAAELGPRWTPQVTATKSAHPRFGIDWSQEIIYFVLIDRFFNGDSTNDKGNNPHSSLPYRPETGNLEALKTYQGGDLAGVLQKLDYIADLGFTALWLSPVFDNEDQDFLGWWPYHGYFPIDFFSVDEHFGDLELLRRVVKEAHRRGIKVILDMIYNHAAPSHPWVINREYWEEQGYRFWFHPRSGVDASTSISDWQNQEQLENYELNGLPDWAQENPHVYEFMLDYSKFWILQTDCDGYRLDAVKHVPREFWRRLCRDLHEFAGPDFLLLGEVFSGDVSYVASYQDLGFNALFDIPMYYTVQRVFAQGAPIYLLSDMLIQQQSFRNILLSRLLDNHDVARFSYATREYTQQKIFLALSFLWSLNGPPVLYYGTEVPLPGAPPQHETTGESQDYLNRLPMPWKDIHPQSYLPAGIRRLNRARRGSPALQRGRIYELYKDYGFYCYLKYTAKDARLIVLNNSAFAEERRIFLPSAIFGRRAEFYDELNDRGIKTKDSLTIRLDPYGAAYLRPRRPLRAAVIDTTKSWCSLTPRLTRDFQLVRFRLADHPSFQNVYIAGDFNGWSPTHDALQRRGGWWEIELPLRPGKYRYKFVVNGSEWLADPSATEYELDPYGGKNSVRTVEQP; from the coding sequence ATGATAAAGCTTGCACAGAAATTTTTACTTTCGGCGTTCTTGAGCGGCGCCGCCGTGACGATCGTCGTCGCGGCCGAGTTGGGACCGCGTTGGACGCCTCAGGTTACGGCAACCAAGTCGGCGCATCCCCGTTTCGGTATCGACTGGTCTCAGGAGATCATCTATTTCGTGCTGATCGATCGCTTTTTCAACGGCGACTCGACCAACGACAAGGGCAACAATCCGCACAGCAGCCTTCCGTACCGGCCGGAAACGGGCAATCTGGAAGCGCTCAAAACCTATCAAGGCGGCGATCTGGCAGGCGTGCTGCAAAAGCTCGATTATATTGCCGATCTCGGTTTCACCGCTCTGTGGCTTTCGCCGGTTTTCGACAATGAGGACCAGGACTTTCTCGGTTGGTGGCCGTACCACGGTTATTTCCCTATTGATTTTTTCAGCGTCGACGAGCATTTCGGCGACCTTGAGCTGCTGCGGCGGGTGGTGAAGGAAGCCCACCGACGAGGAATCAAAGTAATTTTGGACATGATCTATAATCATGCGGCGCCGTCGCACCCATGGGTCATCAACCGCGAGTATTGGGAGGAACAAGGCTACCGCTTCTGGTTTCATCCCCGCAGCGGCGTCGACGCTTCGACGAGCATCAGCGATTGGCAGAATCAGGAGCAGTTGGAGAACTATGAGCTGAACGGTCTGCCGGATTGGGCGCAGGAGAATCCGCACGTCTATGAGTTCATGCTCGATTATTCCAAATTTTGGATCTTGCAGACCGACTGCGACGGCTATCGGCTGGACGCCGTCAAACATGTGCCGCGCGAATTTTGGCGCCGTCTCTGCCGCGATCTGCACGAATTTGCCGGTCCGGATTTTCTGCTTTTGGGAGAGGTCTTTTCCGGCGATGTTTCTTATGTCGCTTCCTATCAGGATCTCGGCTTCAATGCGCTGTTCGACATTCCGATGTACTACACCGTGCAGCGGGTTTTTGCTCAAGGCGCGCCGATTTACCTGTTGAGCGATATGCTGATCCAACAGCAGTCGTTTCGTAACATTCTATTGTCGCGACTGCTCGACAATCACGATGTTGCGCGCTTTTCCTATGCAACTCGGGAATATACGCAGCAAAAAATTTTCTTGGCGTTGAGCTTTCTTTGGTCGCTGAACGGCCCGCCTGTGCTCTATTACGGCACCGAAGTCCCGTTACCCGGCGCCCCGCCTCAGCACGAAACCACCGGCGAAAGCCAGGATTACCTCAACCGTCTTCCGATGCCTTGGAAAGACATCCATCCGCAGTCCTATTTGCCGGCGGGCATTCGACGGCTCAATCGAGCGCGCCGAGGATCGCCGGCGCTGCAGCGCGGCCGGATTTACGAGTTGTACAAGGACTATGGCTTCTACTGCTATTTGAAATACACCGCAAAGGACGCCCGGCTGATCGTCCTCAATAATTCCGCCTTCGCCGAAGAGCGCCGCATCTTCCTGCCGTCCGCTATTTTCGGGCGCAGAGCAGAGTTTTACGATGAGCTCAACGACCGAGGCATCAAGACGAAGGATTCTTTGACGATTCGCCTCGATCCTTATGGTGCGGCCTATCTGCGGCCGCGCCGGCCGCTTCGCGCCGCAGTGATCGACACGACAAAGTCCTGGTGTTCCTTGACCCCGCGCCTGACGCGCGATTTTCAGCTCGTTCGCTTTCGACTGGCGGATCATCCTTCCTTCCAAAACGTCTATATTGCCGGAGATTTTAACGGTTGGTCGCCGACGCACGATGCGTTGCAGCGCCGCGGTGGATGGTGGGAGATCGAGTTACCCTTACGGCCGGGAAAGTATCGTTACAAGTTTGTGGTTAACGGCAGCGAGTGGTTGGCCGATCCCTCGGCGACCGAGTATGAGCTCGATCCGTACGGCGGCAAAAATTCCGTGCGAACCGTCGAGCAGCCGTAA
- the mraZ gene encoding division/cell wall cluster transcriptional repressor MraZ: MSELSGRYTVTLDPKGRLAIPVRFRLSFPKEQQNEIILTRGFDPCITGFYRDSWEEFQQIFNAQELSQEERDIIEREFVGRKLEAAFDKQGRITLPPHLIEFAQLDNLSEVMVIGVRNRMEIWNPKLYEEIRAEKEKVIQDLRQKLKVGR; this comes from the coding sequence ATGAGTGAATTGAGCGGCAGATATACGGTGACCTTGGATCCCAAGGGCCGGCTTGCCATTCCCGTTCGCTTTCGGCTCTCTTTCCCCAAAGAGCAGCAGAATGAGATCATCCTGACGCGCGGCTTTGATCCCTGCATCACCGGTTTTTATCGCGACAGCTGGGAAGAATTTCAGCAGATATTCAACGCGCAAGAGTTATCGCAGGAGGAGAGGGACATCATCGAGCGGGAATTCGTCGGCAGAAAGCTCGAAGCGGCCTTTGACAAGCAGGGCCGAATAACGCTGCCGCCGCATCTCATCGAATTTGCTCAGCTGGATAATCTTAGCGAGGTCATGGTCATCGGCGTACGCAACCGGATGGAAATATGGAATCCCAAGCTCTACGAAGAAATACGCGCTGAAAAAGAAAAAGTCATTCAGGATCTGCGCCAAAAACTCAAAGTCGGGCGGTAG
- the rsmH gene encoding 16S rRNA (cytosine(1402)-N(4))-methyltransferase RsmH, translating to MVAEYHSSVLVEQVVAALMPERGGLFCDLTCGDGGYTLALLERSPHARVAAIDQDEEALRRARARLADFAERVVFIRGNFRDLEALLRPHGFKDLDGIMCDLGVSMLQISSPMRGFMFSADGPLDMRMSRDNPLTAADLVARLSEEELADIIYKYGEERKARRIAAEIVRTRQRKPLQMTADLAAAVKRAVGERFLIKSLARVFQSLRIYLNDELGALEAMLPQALALLKIGGRMAIVDYHSLEARVIKDFMMRESAPCTCPADLPVCVCGRKPRLKIVHRQVKPSPEEIAANPGARSARLRVFEKIGNEA from the coding sequence ATGGTTGCCGAATATCACTCCTCGGTCTTGGTCGAGCAGGTCGTCGCTGCTTTGATGCCGGAGCGGGGTGGGCTTTTTTGCGATCTGACGTGCGGCGACGGCGGCTATACCTTGGCCCTGCTGGAGCGGTCGCCGCATGCCAGAGTGGCGGCGATCGATCAGGATGAGGAGGCTCTGCGACGGGCGCGGGCAAGGCTGGCGGATTTCGCCGAGCGTGTGGTTTTCATCCGCGGCAATTTTCGTGATCTCGAGGCGCTTCTTCGTCCCCACGGCTTTAAAGACCTGGACGGCATTATGTGCGACCTGGGTGTGTCCATGCTGCAGATCAGCTCGCCGATGCGTGGGTTTATGTTTTCAGCCGACGGTCCGTTGGATATGCGGATGTCGCGGGACAATCCGTTGACCGCGGCCGATTTGGTCGCTCGGCTCAGCGAGGAGGAGCTTGCGGACATTATTTACAAATACGGCGAAGAAAGAAAAGCGCGCCGAATTGCCGCCGAAATCGTGCGCACGCGACAGCGCAAGCCGCTGCAAATGACCGCCGATCTGGCCGCTGCCGTCAAAAGAGCGGTGGGCGAAAGATTTCTCATCAAGTCATTGGCGCGAGTGTTCCAAAGCCTGCGCATTTACCTTAATGATGAGTTGGGGGCGCTGGAGGCCATGTTGCCGCAGGCGCTCGCTTTGCTCAAAATCGGCGGACGTATGGCGATCGTCGACTATCATTCGTTGGAGGCGCGGGTGATCAAGGATTTCATGATGCGCGAGAGCGCTCCCTGTACCTGCCCGGCCGATCTGCCGGTCTGCGTCTGCGGCAGAAAACCGCGCCTCAAGATCGTCCATCGCCAAGTCAAACCCTCGCCGGAGGAAATCGCCGCAAATCCCGGTGCGCGTTCGGCGCGATTACGCGTATTCGAAAAAATCGGAAACGAGGCATGA
- a CDS encoding penicillin-binding transpeptidase domain-containing protein, protein MPHQRYYIFRRVMTAALALLILRLAWVQLIARGRYLSLAENQHHLIVQLPAERGRILDRNGVPLAVNLPVVTVVANADSIRDVFRFAHRLAALTHQPADEIIAKLRGSKGWVEVARNLPLEVKERIEQADLDFVGCREELQRSYPKGRAGAHVVGFTRNDGVGAYGMELSCETLLRGRRGKAVLLKTGRARVFTSPFHAISRPENGRDLLLTIDARYQQIAQQELEETVVENGAKGGSAIILRPSTGEVLALCSYPTFDPNRWSAYSEASWKPAAVTDQYEPGSTFKVVTMAAMIDAGHVTPQDQVFCENGKWTVYGHTIEDTKKYGRLTAVDVLVYSSNIGMAKLAKNFDKRKLYAYMESFGFGKPTGIELIGEISGNLRPVTSWSALSPLSISFGHEVAVTPLQMATVFSTIANGGVYVAPRLLLAVSENGHLDRPNVQRDVHRVISAKTAAVLSDMMAQVVERGTGVQAAIKGVTVCGKTGTARVVLTNGGGYAQGRYISSFGGFFPKENPALTIFVVIHEPRGAYYGGAVAAPCFRRIGERIISLEGLEHFYREVERDNEQAAQELRLVPNLVGLTKANAVDVLKKNGLKVELTGEGKIVADQNPPAGAAIEKKGTVMLSLTESAPADGVMPSVKHLPVRNALSLLSEYKLSVQVVGNGIVIEQQPQPGRKITPGARVRLVCKEST, encoded by the coding sequence ATGCCGCATCAGCGATATTATATTTTTCGCAGGGTGATGACCGCGGCTCTGGCGTTGCTCATCCTGCGGCTCGCCTGGGTGCAGCTGATCGCGCGCGGCCGCTATCTCTCTTTGGCGGAAAATCAACACCATCTCATTGTGCAGCTGCCCGCGGAACGCGGCAGGATTCTCGATCGCAACGGCGTGCCGCTGGCGGTCAATCTGCCTGTCGTTACAGTGGTCGCCAACGCCGACTCGATTCGAGATGTTTTTCGCTTTGCACATCGCCTTGCCGCTCTCACGCATCAGCCGGCCGACGAGATCATCGCCAAGCTGCGCGGCAGCAAAGGTTGGGTCGAGGTGGCTCGGAATCTCCCGCTTGAAGTGAAGGAAAGAATCGAGCAGGCTGACTTGGACTTTGTCGGTTGTCGCGAAGAACTGCAGCGGAGTTATCCCAAGGGCCGTGCCGGCGCTCACGTCGTCGGCTTTACGCGCAATGACGGCGTCGGCGCCTACGGCATGGAATTGAGCTGCGAGACGCTGCTCCGCGGCCGCCGCGGCAAGGCTGTGCTGCTCAAAACCGGCCGCGCCCGAGTGTTTACTTCGCCTTTTCATGCGATCTCTCGACCTGAGAACGGCCGCGACCTTTTGTTGACCATCGACGCCCGCTACCAGCAGATTGCGCAGCAGGAACTCGAGGAGACGGTGGTTGAAAACGGCGCCAAAGGAGGATCGGCGATCATTCTCAGGCCCTCCACCGGCGAGGTTTTGGCTCTTTGCTCTTATCCGACTTTCGACCCCAACCGATGGTCTGCCTATAGCGAGGCCAGCTGGAAACCCGCCGCCGTCACCGATCAGTACGAGCCGGGATCGACCTTTAAGGTAGTTACCATGGCCGCCATGATCGATGCCGGCCATGTGACGCCGCAGGATCAGGTCTTTTGCGAAAACGGCAAGTGGACGGTCTACGGCCACACCATTGAAGATACCAAAAAGTACGGCCGCCTGACGGCGGTTGACGTGCTGGTTTACTCGTCCAACATCGGTATGGCCAAACTGGCGAAAAACTTTGACAAACGGAAATTATACGCTTATATGGAAAGCTTCGGCTTCGGCAAGCCCACGGGTATCGAATTGATCGGCGAGATTTCCGGCAACCTTCGCCCGGTGACCTCCTGGTCGGCCTTGTCGCCGCTCTCCATCTCTTTCGGACATGAAGTGGCGGTAACGCCTCTGCAAATGGCGACGGTGTTTTCGACCATCGCCAACGGCGGCGTCTATGTCGCCCCGCGGCTTTTGTTGGCCGTTTCTGAGAACGGTCACCTCGATCGGCCGAACGTTCAGCGGGACGTCCATCGCGTCATTTCGGCCAAAACAGCGGCCGTATTGAGCGACATGATGGCACAGGTGGTCGAGCGGGGCACGGGTGTGCAGGCGGCCATTAAAGGGGTTACCGTTTGTGGAAAAACAGGCACCGCCAGGGTTGTGCTGACCAACGGCGGCGGATATGCACAGGGACGCTATATTTCGAGCTTCGGCGGCTTTTTCCCAAAAGAAAATCCTGCGTTAACTATCTTTGTCGTCATTCATGAGCCGCGGGGCGCCTATTACGGCGGCGCGGTCGCCGCGCCCTGTTTTCGGCGCATCGGCGAACGCATCATCAGTCTCGAGGGCTTGGAACATTTCTATCGCGAGGTTGAACGCGACAATGAGCAGGCCGCTCAGGAACTGCGTCTGGTGCCCAATCTCGTCGGTTTGACAAAAGCCAATGCCGTCGATGTGTTAAAGAAGAACGGCTTGAAGGTCGAACTTACAGGTGAAGGGAAAATTGTCGCGGACCAGAATCCGCCCGCCGGTGCCGCAATCGAAAAAAAGGGAACCGTGATGCTCAGCTTGACCGAATCCGCACCCGCAGATGGCGTCATGCCGTCCGTAAAGCATCTGCCGGTTCGCAACGCTTTGAGTCTATTGTCGGAATACAAACTTTCCGTGCAGGTCGTCGGAAACGGCATTGTCATCGAACAGCAGCCGCAGCCCGGGCGCAAAATAACGCCGGGCGCTCGAGTGCGGCTGGTGTGCAAAGAATCAACCTAA
- a CDS encoding UDP-N-acetylmuramoyl-tripeptide--D-alanyl-D-alanine ligase has product MQRINLSRGMPMHLTLDEILRATSVDHLTPTVPREPLSAVEIDSRSVSRNSLFVALRGIRHDGHDYVENALAQGAAAAVVETSWLNERRRSLPLIGVRDTLKAYQDIARFYRRKIDPAVVAITGSVGKTTAKEMIHAVLAQQFRAKKNIKSYNNHIGVPATLLQLEAEDQILVAELGTSAFGEIERLSELVEPDVCVLLNIGWAHLEFLESREGIARAKMEIFAHAAQDAVAVYNADDPLLRVQNYPALRRLTFGIEQSADVRACILECLPDGRYRFAVDEVQMVPSLPGRHTVYNALAAVAVGRIFQVPDAQIKEAIEHVVGAEHRLQVIHGRGLTIIDDAYNANPGSCAAALQTCADMAASGRRIAVLGDMLELGNYAEAEHRKLADQVVQLHLDALFLTGELTRFTYARAKELGYTSVFHFPTREELGDSLKAFLRDGDVVLIKGSRAMGMEKIIENLLAGEPPCSTIG; this is encoded by the coding sequence GTGCAAAGAATCAACCTAAGTCGCGGTATGCCGATGCATCTAACCCTGGATGAAATCCTTCGCGCCACTTCCGTCGATCATCTGACGCCGACGGTTCCTCGGGAACCGCTCTCGGCGGTGGAGATCGATTCCCGCAGCGTGAGCAGAAACAGCCTCTTCGTGGCGCTGCGCGGCATCCGCCACGACGGTCACGATTACGTTGAGAACGCCTTGGCGCAGGGAGCGGCCGCCGCCGTAGTTGAGACGTCATGGCTTAACGAGAGGCGCCGTTCTTTGCCCCTAATCGGCGTAAGAGATACGTTAAAAGCTTATCAAGACATTGCGCGCTTTTATCGCCGCAAGATCGATCCAGCTGTGGTTGCAATAACCGGCAGTGTAGGCAAGACAACGGCAAAAGAGATGATTCATGCCGTGCTCGCGCAGCAATTTCGCGCCAAAAAGAATATAAAGTCCTACAACAATCACATCGGTGTTCCGGCGACTTTATTGCAGCTCGAAGCCGAAGATCAGATTCTGGTTGCCGAGTTGGGCACTTCCGCGTTCGGCGAGATCGAGCGTTTGAGCGAGCTCGTCGAACCGGATGTCTGCGTCCTGCTCAATATCGGTTGGGCGCATTTGGAATTTCTCGAAAGTCGTGAGGGCATTGCCCGCGCCAAAATGGAGATTTTTGCTCACGCCGCCCAGGATGCCGTTGCCGTTTATAATGCCGACGATCCGCTGCTGCGCGTTCAAAACTATCCTGCGCTGCGTCGCCTCACCTTCGGCATTGAGCAGTCTGCTGATGTGCGTGCGTGCATTTTAGAGTGCTTGCCCGACGGTCGTTACCGCTTCGCCGTCGACGAAGTACAGATGGTTCCGTCTCTCCCCGGCCGACATACGGTGTATAACGCTCTCGCCGCCGTAGCTGTCGGCCGGATTTTTCAGGTTCCGGATGCGCAGATCAAGGAGGCGATCGAGCATGTTGTCGGCGCGGAGCACCGCCTGCAGGTCATTCACGGCCGCGGCCTGACGATCATCGATGATGCCTACAACGCCAACCCGGGCAGCTGCGCCGCCGCGCTGCAGACTTGCGCGGATATGGCGGCTTCGGGTCGCCGCATTGCCGTGCTCGGAGACATGCTCGAATTGGGAAACTATGCCGAAGCGGAACATCGCAAACTGGCTGACCAAGTCGTTCAGCTTCACCTGGACGCGCTGTTTTTGACGGGCGAACTGACGCGGTTTACGTATGCGCGCGCTAAAGAGTTGGGTTACACGTCGGTTTTTCATTTCCCTACCCGAGAGGAACTTGGCGATTCCTTGAAAGCTTTTCTCCGCGATGGAGATGTGGTCTTGATCAAGGGCTCGCGGGCGATGGGGATGGAAAAAATCATCGAAAACCTTTTGGCAGGAGAGCCGCCATGCTCTACTATTGGCTGA